From one Variovorax sp. PBL-H6 genomic stretch:
- a CDS encoding FAD-dependent oxidoreductase → MSTRNEAFDQMVDVVVVGTGAGGMAAAVAARKKGLEVLLLEKEPLYGGTTARSGGVLWIPNNPISTFKPEPDSMDDARSYLKYECGDFYDSERVEAFLANGPRMVDFFVRQTAVKLIALPEYPDYHAESPGGRMAGRSIMAAPLDGRELGEHIRSLRPPLKEITFVGMMFNSSAEVGHFFNVTRSFKSAAYVAKRLATHAIEMMFHGRAMRLTNGNALAARLAKSAFDLGIPMWLESPATSLVRDGDRVSGVVVGRGDGSSVRVGARRGVVLAAGGFPQDVERRKRLFPHAPTGREHLSPAPPGNTGDGLRLAESVGGRVSANLPNAAAWIPVSKVQRANGETGVFPHLIDRYKPGIIAVNRAGRRFTNESDSYHDMGMAMQKHCADGPEVAAWLIADHRTIRRYGLGFAKPFPLPLGGHLRSGYLLRGKTLAELAARAGIDGAALQQTVDDYNLGAEEGKDLQFRRGWRVYNRFLGDKTHQPNPCVAPVKEGPFYAVKIIMGDLGTFAGIQTDRFARVLDGEGRAVPGLFAAGNDGASVMGGGYPGGGITLGPAMTFGFVAAEFMAEHGAPELSAARSQPSMTMA, encoded by the coding sequence ATGAGCACGAGGAACGAGGCTTTCGATCAGATGGTCGACGTGGTGGTGGTTGGCACGGGTGCCGGCGGGATGGCGGCTGCGGTGGCCGCACGCAAGAAGGGCCTGGAGGTGCTGCTGCTCGAGAAAGAGCCGCTGTACGGCGGCACGACCGCGCGCTCCGGCGGCGTGCTGTGGATTCCGAACAATCCGATCTCCACCTTCAAGCCCGAGCCCGATTCGATGGACGACGCGCGAAGCTACCTGAAGTACGAGTGCGGCGATTTCTACGACAGCGAGCGCGTCGAGGCCTTCCTCGCCAACGGCCCGCGCATGGTCGATTTCTTCGTGCGCCAGACGGCGGTGAAGCTGATCGCGCTGCCCGAATACCCGGACTACCACGCCGAGAGTCCGGGCGGCCGGATGGCGGGACGTTCGATCATGGCCGCTCCGCTCGACGGCCGCGAGCTCGGCGAGCACATCCGCTCGCTGCGGCCTCCGCTCAAGGAGATCACCTTTGTCGGCATGATGTTCAATTCGAGCGCGGAGGTCGGACACTTCTTCAACGTCACGCGTTCGTTCAAGTCGGCGGCGTATGTCGCGAAGCGCCTCGCGACGCATGCGATCGAGATGATGTTCCACGGCCGCGCGATGCGGCTGACCAACGGCAACGCGCTCGCGGCGCGGCTGGCGAAGTCGGCCTTCGATCTCGGCATCCCGATGTGGCTCGAATCGCCCGCTACGTCGCTCGTGCGTGACGGCGACCGGGTCAGCGGCGTCGTCGTCGGCAGGGGCGACGGCAGCAGCGTGCGCGTGGGCGCTCGGCGCGGGGTGGTGCTGGCGGCGGGCGGGTTCCCGCAGGACGTCGAGCGCAGGAAGAGGCTTTTTCCGCATGCACCCACTGGCCGCGAACACCTTTCGCCCGCGCCGCCCGGGAATACCGGCGACGGCCTGCGCCTGGCCGAGTCGGTCGGCGGCCGGGTCAGCGCCAACCTGCCGAACGCGGCGGCGTGGATTCCGGTGTCGAAGGTGCAGCGCGCCAATGGCGAGACGGGCGTCTTCCCGCACCTGATCGACCGCTACAAGCCCGGCATCATCGCCGTCAACCGCGCGGGCAGGCGCTTCACCAACGAATCCGACTCGTACCACGACATGGGCATGGCGATGCAGAAGCACTGCGCCGACGGGCCCGAAGTCGCCGCCTGGCTGATCGCGGACCATCGCACCATCCGCCGCTATGGGCTCGGCTTTGCCAAGCCGTTTCCGCTGCCGCTGGGGGGCCACCTTCGATCAGGCTATCTGCTGCGCGGGAAGACGCTGGCCGAGCTCGCCGCCAGGGCCGGCATCGATGGCGCGGCGCTGCAGCAGACGGTGGACGACTACAACCTCGGCGCGGAAGAAGGCAAGGACCTCCAGTTCCGCCGCGGCTGGCGCGTCTACAACCGCTTTCTCGGCGACAAGACCCATCAGCCCAATCCCTGCGTTGCGCCGGTGAAGGAGGGGCCGTTCTACGCGGTGAAGATCATCATGGGCGACCTGGGCACCTTCGCCGGCATCCAGACCGACCGATTCGCCCGTGTGCTCGACGGCGAGGGCCGCGCGGTGCCCGGCCTGTTCGCGGCCGGCAACGACGGCGCCAGCGTCATGGGTGGCGGCTACCCCGGGGGCGGCATCACGCTCGGTCCGGCGATGACCTTCGGCTTCGTGGCGGCCGAGTTCATGGCGGAGCACGGCGCGCCGGAACTTTCCGCCGCTCGGTCGCAGCCATCGATGACCATGGCCTGA
- a CDS encoding NADPH:quinone oxidoreductase family protein, translated as MKAIVCRAFAPVDQLRHEDLPSRPLAAGEVRVAIRAAGVNFPDSLKAEGQHQIKPPLPWVPGSETAGVVTETAPGAARFRIGDRVMGVSRADGGGFAEEIVLPEERIFALPASVSFQEAAAIPVVYGTSLYALRQRARMQAGETLLVLGAAGGVGLATVQLGKAMGARVIAAASTPAKRELTLRHGAEHAIDYTQPDWREEVKALTGGKGVDVVYDPVGGDAFDEAVRAIGWMGRYLVIGFTAGRIPTLKVNMPLVKGYDVIGVRYDVWRDGWWSEARANLEQVLAWCDEGRVRPLVSASYPLASAVQAMRSITSRQVTGKVVLEMA; from the coding sequence ATGAAAGCCATCGTCTGCCGGGCATTCGCGCCGGTCGATCAGTTGCGCCACGAAGACCTGCCCTCGAGGCCGCTGGCCGCTGGCGAGGTGCGCGTGGCAATCCGGGCGGCGGGCGTGAACTTTCCCGATTCGTTGAAGGCCGAAGGACAGCACCAGATCAAGCCGCCGCTGCCCTGGGTTCCCGGCAGCGAGACCGCGGGCGTGGTGACGGAGACTGCGCCGGGCGCCGCACGCTTCCGGATCGGCGACCGGGTGATGGGTGTCTCGCGCGCGGACGGCGGAGGATTCGCAGAGGAGATCGTGCTGCCGGAAGAACGCATCTTTGCCCTTCCCGCATCCGTCAGCTTCCAGGAAGCGGCCGCCATTCCGGTGGTCTACGGTACCTCGCTCTACGCACTCAGGCAGCGCGCCAGGATGCAGGCCGGCGAGACACTGCTGGTGCTGGGCGCGGCCGGCGGCGTCGGCCTCGCGACCGTGCAACTGGGCAAGGCGATGGGCGCGCGCGTGATCGCGGCGGCGAGCACGCCCGCCAAGCGTGAACTCACGCTTCGGCACGGCGCGGAACACGCCATCGACTACACGCAGCCGGACTGGCGCGAAGAGGTCAAGGCACTGACCGGGGGCAAGGGCGTGGACGTGGTCTACGACCCGGTGGGCGGCGATGCGTTCGACGAGGCCGTGCGCGCCATCGGCTGGATGGGCCGCTACCTCGTCATCGGCTTTACCGCCGGCCGTATCCCGACGCTCAAGGTCAACATGCCGCTGGTGAAGGGCTACGACGTGATCGGTGTGCGCTACGACGTATGGCGCGACGGCTGGTGGAGCGAAGCGCGCGCCAACCTCGAACAGGTGCTCGCCTGGTGCGACGAAGGCCGCGTCAGGCCGCTCGTTTCCGCGAGCTACCCGCTCGCCAGCGCGGTACAGGCCATGCGCAGCATCACCAGTCGGCAGGTCACCGGCAAGGTGGTCCTGGAGATGGCCTGA
- a CDS encoding EthD domain-containing protein, whose translation MLIKTLCLAASQPTSAAADALERLAAQALREMPGLQQVQVNRVVRHVPTDYIENDRPFGGVVAEADAIGASMDLHFGGPAVAQQATSSPAGAALTEGIQGVGRLLFVLDSEPNVPVALRSGAVDGGFRRWLLLTRKATTREAFRDAWFGRHASLVRHLPLLDGYVQNLVSARYDASGRPLGYEELPIDGIAEVCFADEEAMNTSYGSEARLPLRDDGRELNERVSTILVQGKVIR comes from the coding sequence ATGCTCATCAAGACGCTATGCCTGGCTGCCTCGCAGCCGACTTCCGCCGCCGCCGACGCACTCGAGCGGCTGGCCGCACAAGCCCTGCGCGAGATGCCGGGCCTGCAGCAGGTGCAGGTGAACCGCGTCGTGCGCCATGTGCCCACGGACTACATCGAGAACGACAGGCCCTTTGGCGGCGTGGTGGCCGAGGCAGACGCCATCGGCGCGTCGATGGACCTGCATTTCGGCGGCCCCGCGGTTGCGCAGCAGGCGACGTCGTCCCCGGCGGGGGCGGCGCTGACCGAAGGCATTCAGGGTGTCGGCCGGCTGCTCTTCGTCCTGGACAGCGAGCCCAACGTGCCGGTTGCGTTGCGCAGCGGCGCCGTCGACGGCGGGTTCCGACGCTGGCTGCTGCTGACGCGCAAGGCCACGACCCGGGAGGCCTTCCGCGATGCCTGGTTCGGCCGCCACGCCAGCCTGGTGAGGCATCTGCCGCTGCTCGACGGCTATGTGCAGAACCTCGTGTCGGCACGCTACGACGCGAGCGGCCGGCCACTCGGCTACGAAGAGCTGCCGATCGACGGCATCGCCGAGGTGTGCTTTGCCGACGAGGAGGCCATGAACACGAGCTATGGTTCCGAGGCCCGATTGCCGCTCAGGGACGACGGGCGCGAGCTCAATGAGCGGGTGAGCACGATCCTGGTCCAGGGCAAGGTGATCAGGTGA
- a CDS encoding NAD(P)-dependent oxidoreductase, giving the protein MSTQRIGFVGLGDIGAPMAMRILDAGHALAVYNRTASKAQPFRARGASVAGTAAELASDCDIVFLCVSDTGAVERVVFGEEGIAQGGRAGQLIVDLSTIHPVRTQEMAQRLAAEKAMGWVDAPVSGGSVGARAGTLAVMAGGSAEDVERVRPILMSFAGRVTHMGPVGCGMATKACNQMLNYGTGAVVAETLNFAARFGIDPLLIPEAVAGGFADSNVLRHYGRLMAEGSYKGNTLTAMKDIDIILDMSRLTGSAMPVTGLVASFFRMQIAQGYTLGGLATPMRMYAQGPLVPQGLQPKDAR; this is encoded by the coding sequence GTGAGCACACAGCGGATCGGCTTCGTGGGCCTGGGCGACATCGGTGCGCCGATGGCAATGCGCATCCTCGATGCGGGCCATGCGCTCGCGGTCTACAACCGAACCGCATCCAAGGCACAGCCCTTCCGCGCGCGCGGCGCATCGGTCGCCGGCACTGCCGCCGAGCTGGCGAGCGATTGCGACATCGTCTTCCTCTGCGTCAGCGATACGGGGGCGGTTGAGCGGGTGGTCTTCGGCGAGGAGGGCATCGCACAGGGCGGGCGCGCGGGCCAACTGATCGTGGACCTGTCGACCATCCATCCGGTGAGGACGCAGGAGATGGCGCAGCGGCTCGCGGCCGAGAAAGCGATGGGCTGGGTCGACGCGCCGGTGTCGGGTGGTTCCGTCGGCGCGCGCGCCGGCACGCTGGCCGTGATGGCGGGCGGCAGCGCCGAGGATGTGGAGCGCGTGCGTCCGATACTCATGAGCTTCGCCGGCCGCGTCACGCACATGGGCCCGGTCGGATGCGGCATGGCGACCAAGGCGTGCAACCAGATGCTGAACTATGGCACCGGTGCGGTGGTCGCCGAGACGCTGAACTTCGCAGCCCGCTTCGGCATCGATCCGCTACTGATCCCGGAGGCGGTGGCCGGCGGATTTGCCGACTCCAACGTGCTGCGCCACTACGGCAGGTTGATGGCGGAAGGCAGCTACAAGGGCAACACGCTGACAGCGATGAAGGACATCGACATCATCCTGGACATGAGCCGCCTCACCGGAAGCGCCATGCCGGTGACGGGACTGGTCGCATCGTTCTTCCGCATGCAGATCGCTCAGGGCTACACGCTGGGTGGGCTGGCAACCCCGATGCGCATGTACGCGCAGGGGCCGCTGGTGCCGCAAGGTCTGCAACCGAAGGACGCGAGATGA
- a CDS encoding Bug family tripartite tricarboxylate transporter substrate binding protein — protein MLHRRNLLAFTALAFFAASIHAQGSWPDRPVRFIVPAAAGGTNDVLGRHLQEPLARLLGQPIVIEYKAGAGGAIASQYVASQPADGYTFLLHGSGLVTVPLVQRKPAYDALKDFVPVSLIGTSPMVLMTNPSTPDTLKDFVQYARANPGKLEWGASALGGVGQLAMVAFHDAAGIKDMVMVPYPGAGPAAQALLSGQTKYMLSTPSSVTSGFVKEGKMRVLGVSTAKRSPLLPDVPSISEVVPGYDTETWFGLVARTGTPLQVIARLSEAIAQVVAMPEIQEKIRGVNVVPTTGTQALADIIRKDHALWGKVVKANNITMD, from the coding sequence ATGCTGCACCGCCGCAACCTGCTCGCATTCACGGCCCTCGCATTCTTCGCCGCCTCGATCCATGCGCAGGGAAGCTGGCCCGACCGGCCGGTGCGCTTCATCGTGCCCGCTGCGGCAGGCGGTACCAACGACGTGCTGGGCCGCCATCTGCAGGAGCCGCTGGCCAGACTGCTGGGCCAGCCCATCGTCATCGAGTACAAGGCCGGCGCCGGCGGTGCCATCGCCTCGCAGTACGTCGCCAGCCAACCGGCGGACGGCTATACCTTCCTGCTGCACGGCAGCGGCCTGGTGACGGTGCCGCTGGTCCAGCGCAAGCCGGCCTACGATGCGCTGAAGGACTTCGTGCCGGTGAGCCTGATCGGCACCTCGCCCATGGTGCTGATGACGAATCCATCGACGCCGGACACGCTGAAGGACTTCGTGCAGTACGCGCGCGCGAACCCGGGCAAGCTGGAATGGGGTGCATCGGCACTCGGAGGCGTCGGGCAGCTGGCCATGGTTGCCTTCCACGATGCGGCCGGCATCAAGGACATGGTCATGGTCCCCTACCCCGGCGCCGGCCCGGCGGCGCAGGCGCTGTTGTCGGGCCAGACGAAGTACATGCTGTCGACGCCATCCTCCGTGACCAGCGGCTTCGTCAAGGAAGGAAAGATGCGCGTGCTGGGCGTATCGACGGCGAAGCGCAGCCCGCTCTTGCCGGACGTGCCGAGCATCAGCGAGGTCGTTCCCGGCTACGACACCGAAACCTGGTTCGGCCTGGTCGCGCGCACCGGCACGCCGCTGCAGGTGATCGCCAGGCTGAGCGAGGCCATCGCGCAGGTCGTCGCCATGCCCGAGATCCAGGAGAAGATCCGCGGCGTCAACGTGGTGCCGACGACGGGCACCCAGGCGCTGGCCGACATCATCCGCAAGGACCACGCGCTATGGGGCAAGGTGGTCAAGGCCAACAACATCACGATGGACTGA
- a CDS encoding nuclear transport factor 2 family protein, translating into MIIDDHYYLLSMERIRSVKARYCRYIDTKQWTRLPSLFTEDCRFEGLGSAPAGADVATFVSGVSARLQNTISVHHCHMPEIVLTGPASARGVWAMEDYVEWQDGSLAKETPGHRGFRGYGHYEEEYRGEDGEWKISFLRLTRLRIDAVPNESPRALMGRLQATPDWLDHPDTEYLNWSTN; encoded by the coding sequence ATGATCATCGACGACCACTACTACCTGTTGAGCATGGAGCGGATCCGGAGCGTCAAGGCGCGCTACTGCCGCTACATCGACACCAAGCAATGGACGCGGCTGCCCTCCCTCTTCACCGAGGACTGCCGCTTCGAGGGCCTGGGTTCCGCCCCCGCGGGCGCGGACGTCGCGACTTTCGTGAGCGGCGTGTCCGCGCGCCTGCAGAACACGATCTCCGTGCACCACTGCCACATGCCGGAGATCGTGCTGACCGGCCCCGCCTCGGCGCGCGGCGTATGGGCCATGGAGGATTACGTGGAGTGGCAGGACGGAAGCCTTGCCAAGGAGACGCCCGGTCATCGCGGCTTTCGCGGCTACGGCCACTACGAGGAAGAGTACCGCGGCGAGGATGGCGAATGGAAGATCAGCTTCCTGCGCCTGACGCGACTTCGCATCGATGCCGTGCCGAATGAAAGTCCTCGCGCACTGATGGGTCGGCTGCAAGCCACGCCCGACTGGTTGGACCACCCGGACACCGAATACCTGAACTGGAGCACGAACTGA
- a CDS encoding Bug family tripartite tricarboxylate transporter substrate binding protein — protein MRLFVRTFIQASIACLVLAAPAWAAYPEKPITLVVPYPPGGMGSTFGNMVSDALGPALGQRIVVDFRPGANGALGAGVVAKAAPDGYTLLMAVNSTMTINPSLYDKLPFDPLKDFSPVSMVFTSSNVLVVNANSPVKSVKDLIELAKSKPGKVFYGSAGNGSTPHLSGEMFRQLTGVPVVHVPYRGSGPAVVDLLGGQLDFMFVDTAVLPQVRAGRLRALAVTGKVRLGAAPDIPTMEEEGVKGFFVDTWYSLAAPAGTAPEAIERLNAAVDAMVKTPSIRARMKDIGVDPPEDTSSKYMNRIVVSDTARWKKFIAGTRIKLD, from the coding sequence ATGCGCCTTTTCGTTCGGACTTTCATTCAAGCTTCCATTGCCTGCCTCGTGCTCGCCGCCCCCGCATGGGCCGCCTATCCCGAAAAGCCCATTACCCTGGTGGTGCCGTATCCGCCCGGCGGCATGGGCTCGACCTTCGGCAACATGGTGAGCGACGCGCTGGGTCCGGCACTCGGCCAGCGCATCGTCGTGGACTTCAGGCCCGGCGCCAACGGTGCGCTGGGCGCGGGCGTGGTTGCGAAGGCGGCTCCCGACGGCTACACGTTGCTGATGGCGGTGAACAGCACCATGACCATCAACCCCAGCCTGTACGACAAGTTGCCCTTCGATCCGCTGAAGGACTTCTCGCCGGTGTCGATGGTGTTCACCTCCTCCAACGTGCTGGTGGTCAACGCCAACAGCCCGGTGAAGTCGGTCAAGGACCTGATCGAGTTGGCGAAGTCCAAGCCGGGCAAGGTGTTCTACGGCTCGGCCGGCAACGGTTCCACGCCCCATCTTTCGGGCGAGATGTTCAGGCAGCTGACGGGCGTGCCCGTGGTGCATGTGCCCTATCGTGGCAGCGGCCCGGCCGTCGTCGACCTCCTCGGCGGGCAGCTCGATTTCATGTTCGTCGACACGGCCGTCCTGCCGCAGGTGCGCGCCGGGCGCCTGCGCGCCCTCGCCGTCACCGGCAAGGTGCGCCTGGGCGCGGCACCGGACATCCCGACCATGGAGGAGGAAGGCGTCAAGGGCTTCTTCGTGGACACCTGGTACAGCCTGGCCGCACCTGCCGGCACGGCGCCCGAAGCCATCGAGCGGCTGAACGCAGCTGTGGACGCGATGGTCAAAACGCCTTCGATCCGTGCACGGATGAAGGACATCGGCGTCGATCCGCCGGAGGACACCAGTTCGAAGTACATGAACCGGATCGTGGTGAGCGACACCGCGCGCTGGAAGAAGTTCATTGCGGGCACCCGCATCAAGCTGGACTGA
- a CDS encoding FHA domain-containing protein, which produces MPTLILTMLEGRTQSVAFTLKPGRNTLGRSGRNDVVLDSLFTSREHAAIVVEAAFTTLSDLGSQNGSFVNGERVETQVLVEGDVIRLGGCELRFVSDNQQFSEVEARGPSSVPNWLSDEGREHAPTAPDVPAGPRKVSPS; this is translated from the coding sequence ATGCCGACTCTGATCCTGACCATGCTGGAAGGGCGGACCCAAAGCGTTGCATTCACGCTCAAGCCGGGAAGGAACACGCTCGGCCGCAGCGGCCGCAACGATGTCGTCCTCGACTCGCTCTTCACCAGCCGCGAGCACGCGGCGATCGTCGTCGAGGCAGCCTTCACGACACTCTCCGATCTCGGCAGCCAGAACGGCAGCTTCGTCAACGGCGAGCGCGTCGAGACGCAGGTGCTTGTGGAAGGCGATGTCATCCGCCTAGGCGGCTGCGAACTGCGCTTCGTCTCGGACAACCAGCAGTTCAGCGAAGTCGAGGCGCGCGGCCCGTCGTCGGTGCCCAACTGGCTGTCCGATGAAGGCAGGGAGCATGCGCCGACGGCGCCGGATGTGCCGGCCGGCCCGCGGAAAGTCAGTCCATCGTGA
- a CDS encoding CaiB/BaiF CoA transferase family protein: protein MTRAGGPLSGLRVVEMAGLAPGPFAAMMLADMGAQVLRIDRPDPAPRAMPQRFYFTDRNRRSIAVDLKSPDGVALVRRLVAGADALIEGFRPGVMERLGLGPEACLAINPKLVYGRMTGWGQEGPMAMAPGHDINYIALAGALEAIGEADGPPVVPLNLVGDFGGGGMYLAFGIACALIEVGRSGKGQVVDAAMVDGAASLMTYFFGHRAGGAWPGRGRSVTGGGSPFYAVYETRDGKYVSIGSAEPKFYAELLRQTGLDNAGLPDRSDRANWPVIRAQLAEVFRAHTRDEWCARLEASETCFAPVLSMEEAAAHPHNRARGTFVEVDGMVQPAPAPRFSRTPAAEPVPGVEPGVDLQAALAGWGLEPEEIDRLAAASVVS from the coding sequence ATGACTCGCGCAGGCGGACCGCTGAGCGGCCTCAGGGTGGTGGAGATGGCCGGCCTCGCGCCGGGTCCCTTCGCTGCCATGATGCTCGCCGACATGGGCGCGCAGGTGCTTCGCATCGACCGACCCGATCCGGCGCCGCGCGCGATGCCGCAGCGCTTCTATTTCACAGACCGCAACCGCCGCTCGATCGCGGTCGACCTCAAGTCGCCGGATGGCGTTGCGTTGGTCAGGCGGCTCGTGGCCGGGGCGGATGCGCTCATCGAAGGCTTTCGGCCCGGCGTGATGGAGCGGTTGGGACTGGGGCCGGAAGCTTGCCTCGCGATCAATCCGAAGCTGGTCTACGGCCGCATGACGGGGTGGGGCCAGGAGGGTCCGATGGCCATGGCGCCGGGGCACGACATCAACTACATCGCGCTCGCCGGCGCACTGGAGGCGATCGGCGAGGCGGATGGCCCGCCGGTCGTGCCGCTCAACCTGGTCGGCGACTTCGGCGGCGGCGGCATGTACCTCGCCTTCGGCATCGCGTGCGCGCTGATCGAAGTCGGGCGCTCCGGCAAGGGCCAGGTCGTCGACGCGGCGATGGTCGACGGCGCGGCCTCGCTCATGACCTATTTCTTCGGCCATCGCGCGGGCGGTGCCTGGCCGGGGAGGGGACGCAGCGTGACCGGCGGCGGCTCGCCCTTCTACGCGGTGTATGAGACGCGAGACGGCAAGTACGTCAGCATCGGCTCGGCCGAGCCGAAGTTCTACGCCGAGCTGCTGCGCCAGACCGGGCTCGATAACGCAGGCCTGCCCGATCGGAGCGACCGCGCCAACTGGCCCGTCATCCGCGCACAGTTGGCCGAGGTGTTCCGCGCCCATACGCGTGACGAGTGGTGCGCACGGCTCGAGGCGAGCGAAACCTGCTTCGCGCCCGTCCTCAGCATGGAAGAAGCCGCCGCCCACCCGCACAACCGCGCGCGTGGCACCTTCGTCGAGGTCGACGGCATGGTGCAGCCGGCGCCGGCGCCGCGCTTCTCCCGGACTCCGGCTGCCGAGCCGGTCCCGGGCGTCGAACCCGGCGTCGACCTGCAGGCGGCGCTGGCGGGATGGGGCCTGGAGCCCGAAGAGATCGACAGGCTCGCCGCGGCCAGCGTCGTGAGTTGA
- a CDS encoding N-acyl-D-amino-acid deacylase family protein: MTKSLDLVIRGGAIADGLGAALVEADVAITDGRIVQIGKVEGTGREEIDARDCIVAPGFVDIHTHYDGQAVWDQCFAPSSWHGVTTAVMGNCGVGFAPVRPQDRERLIELMEGVEDIPGVALHEGLDWAWESFADYLDALERKPHDIDYGAQLPHAALRVYVMGERASRLEMATAADRAEMRRLAADAMRAGAIGFSTSRSINHKSVKGTPTPTLKAAEEELMAIAMGVKDAGSGVLQMITDFDGEDVDGEFQLMRRLVEASGRPLSFSLMQKHKNPRGWTRILELTQQANSEGLRMVAQVAPRGVGVLLGLQGSRNVFSECPSYQVLAELPLERRVALMREPGRRAALLREIQDNATTPLGERLVEFENIFAFGNPPNYDPGPESSVAAIAAREGRAPGEVAYELMMADGGHGMLYSPFANYADRSLEACGDMIADPNTVIGLGDGGAHVGLISDSSFQTFMLSHWGNATGRFDLSWLIKRQTSDTARAVGLYDRGVIAPGMKADINVIDPDALGMAAPHMQFDLPAGGRRLLQRANGYVATVVSGTPIYRAGEPSGALPGRLVRGPQRAPG; this comes from the coding sequence ATGACGAAATCTCTGGACTTGGTGATTCGCGGCGGTGCCATCGCTGATGGCTTGGGCGCCGCCCTCGTCGAGGCCGACGTGGCGATCACGGACGGCCGCATCGTTCAGATCGGCAAGGTCGAAGGGACCGGCCGCGAGGAGATCGATGCGCGCGATTGCATCGTCGCGCCCGGCTTCGTCGACATCCACACCCACTACGACGGCCAGGCAGTCTGGGACCAGTGCTTCGCGCCGTCGAGCTGGCACGGCGTGACCACGGCGGTGATGGGCAACTGCGGCGTCGGCTTCGCGCCCGTGCGCCCGCAGGACCGCGAGCGGCTGATCGAGCTGATGGAAGGCGTCGAGGACATTCCGGGCGTGGCACTGCATGAAGGACTCGACTGGGCCTGGGAAAGCTTCGCGGACTACCTCGATGCGCTGGAGCGCAAGCCGCACGACATCGACTACGGTGCCCAGCTGCCGCATGCCGCGCTGCGCGTCTACGTGATGGGCGAGCGCGCCTCGCGGCTGGAGATGGCCACCGCCGCCGACCGCGCCGAGATGCGCAGACTCGCGGCCGATGCGATGCGCGCGGGGGCGATCGGTTTCTCTACTTCGCGCTCGATCAACCACAAGTCGGTGAAGGGCACGCCTACGCCTACTCTGAAGGCGGCCGAAGAAGAGCTGATGGCCATCGCCATGGGCGTGAAGGACGCCGGCAGCGGCGTGCTGCAGATGATCACCGACTTCGACGGGGAGGACGTGGACGGCGAATTCCAGCTGATGCGGCGACTGGTGGAAGCCTCGGGACGGCCGCTGTCCTTCTCGCTGATGCAGAAGCACAAGAATCCGCGCGGCTGGACGCGCATCCTCGAGCTCACGCAGCAGGCCAACAGCGAGGGTCTGCGGATGGTGGCGCAGGTGGCGCCGCGCGGCGTCGGCGTGCTGCTGGGACTGCAAGGCAGCCGCAACGTGTTCTCCGAATGCCCGAGCTACCAGGTGCTCGCCGAGCTGCCGCTCGAGCGGCGCGTCGCGCTGATGCGCGAGCCCGGCCGGCGTGCAGCGCTGCTGCGCGAGATCCAGGACAACGCCACCACGCCGCTCGGGGAGCGGCTGGTCGAGTTCGAGAACATCTTCGCGTTCGGCAATCCGCCGAACTACGACCCGGGCCCGGAGTCGTCGGTCGCCGCGATCGCTGCGCGCGAAGGTCGTGCGCCGGGCGAGGTCGCCTACGAGCTGATGATGGCCGACGGCGGCCATGGAATGCTGTACTCGCCCTTCGCCAATTATGCCGATCGCAGCCTCGAAGCCTGCGGGGACATGATCGCCGACCCGAACACCGTGATCGGCCTCGGCGACGGCGGCGCGCACGTCGGCCTGATCAGCGATTCGAGCTTTCAGACCTTCATGCTGAGCCACTGGGGCAACGCGACCGGACGCTTCGACCTGTCATGGCTGATCAAGCGCCAGACCTCGGACACCGCCCGCGCCGTGGGCCTGTACGACCGCGGCGTGATCGCGCCGGGCATGAAGGCCGACATCAACGTGATCGATCCCGACGCACTGGGCATGGCTGCGCCGCACATGCAGTTCGACCTGCCTGCCGGCGGTCGGCGCCTGCTGCAGCGCGCCAACGGCTACGTGGCGACCGTGGTCTCGGGCACGCCGATCTATCGGGCCGGCGAACCCAGCGGCGCCCTGCCCGGCCGGCTGGTGCGCGGACCGCAGCGCGCACCCGGCTGA